A region of Pyxidicoccus parkwaysis DNA encodes the following proteins:
- a CDS encoding caib/baif family protein, which translates to MVKEKGTRPQVDPLAEEKAARAVVATLGKREFLEQFQKLAKSYAADPGNPGSYACEGCQRCANCMFCKDCDSCFQCTHCTRCELCNNCSHCVECKSCHACAYCVQSENCTSSAYLVLSRNLQDCNYCFGCVGLAKKDFHILNVPFPRTEYFKVVGRLKKELGLP; encoded by the coding sequence GTGGTGAAGGAGAAAGGAACGCGTCCCCAGGTGGACCCGCTCGCGGAGGAGAAGGCTGCGCGAGCGGTAGTGGCCACGCTGGGCAAGCGGGAGTTCCTGGAGCAGTTCCAGAAGCTGGCCAAGAGCTACGCGGCGGACCCGGGCAACCCCGGCTCGTACGCGTGCGAGGGCTGCCAGCGCTGCGCCAACTGCATGTTCTGCAAGGACTGCGACAGCTGCTTCCAGTGCACCCACTGCACCCGGTGCGAGCTGTGCAACAACTGCTCGCACTGCGTGGAGTGCAAGAGCTGCCACGCGTGCGCCTACTGCGTGCAGAGCGAGAACTGCACCAGCAGCGCGTACCTGGTGCTGAGCCGCAACCTGCAGGACTGCAACTACTGCTTCGGCTGCGTGGGCCTGGCGAAGAAGGACTTCCACATCCTCAACGTCCCCTTCCCCCGGACGGAGTACTTCAAGGTCGTCGGGCGGCTGAAGAAGGAGCTGGGGCTTCCGTAG